CACGAAATATCTGCCAATAAAGACGGAAGAATAAGATTAGAAAATAAGACTTGAGGCGATAGCTTAAGACAAAATCTTTAAAATAAGGCTTATAAAACCGATTCGAAAAGCGGTTTAGCCGTTTCACTGCAAAGTATTAAGTATCAGGAAGCAGAGCGAATCGCAAGGCAACAATGCTATTTAACGCTAAATAGCCAACTGTCGCGAGCGGCTTATATGCCGCCATATAACGGCAGCAGCTCAGTGATGGGCAGGCGTGACCAACAGGTGCGGTGGGATAACAAAACTAAAACAGCTGCCATGATCCAAGCGGCTACTGATCTCCAATTGGCAATGGTGGTGCTGCAAAGCATGCTTTACGATCGCTAATCCTAAGCCACTGCCACCCGTCTGGCGTGAACGGGCACTATCGACCCGGTAAAAACGTTCAGTCAAATGAGGGATATGCTGCGGGGCAATACCAATGCCACTATCCCGGACACTGAAGCGAGCACCGCCATTTTCCCGCTGCCAAGTAATATGAACCTGTCCACCGGCCGGGGTATAACGCAGCGCATTAGCAATCAAATTCATACAAGCACTGCGCAGTTGGGCACTATTACCATAGAGCGCCACGCCCGCGGCCACATCAAAAGTAAGCTGATGACCATCCGCCAGTAACTTAGCATCCTGCGCCAGCACAGTTAGCATATCATCCATATCCACCACTTCCTGCCAACTTCCCTCCGGCGCATCTTCAATCCGCGACAGTATCAGTAACTGCTCTACCATGGCCTGCATGCGGTCTGTCTGTTGTTGCATCAATTGCAGCGCCCTTTGCCGAGCGACAACCTCTGGCCCGACGTCCACAGCCAGAGCATCACTGTCTTGCAACATTTCCAAATAGCCCTGCAGCACAGTTAATGGGGTTTTCAGCTCATGGGAGACATTGGCAACAAAGTGTTTGCGCGTTTGCTCTAACTGCCGCAATCTGCTGATATCACGGGCAATCAACAGTAGCTGACGCTCGCCATAAGGCATCAGCCGCAGTTCTAAACGTTGAGTCGGGGAAATAGGAGATGCCAGTTCTAATGGCTCAGTGAAACTTGCCCGGTGCAAATAACGGGCAAAGTCCGGGTGGCGGATCAAATTATCCAACCGCTGGCCTTTATCCTTAGGCCAAGAGAGCCCCAATAAACGTTGGGCTAAGGAATTACACCAAAAAATGGCATAGTGCTCATCAAGTACCACTGCAGCGTCGGGCAAGGCTTCTGCACCCTGCCGAAACCGACTAATTAACTCTCTGAGCTGATTAACTTTACGACGTTTTTTTTGCTGCAGCCGGTAAACACCGTTAAAAACCCCTTCCCAACTGCCCCGGCTTTGAGGCGGCGTCAGACGTCGATCATGCCATAACCAATGCAGCAGTCTTTGCAACTGACGGTAATGCCAGCCCAGCAAAAATAGCGTCCCGGCCAACAAACACGGCAAGAGTTGATCCAGCAGCCACCCCAGCACAAGCACCGCCAGCGCGTAGACAGCCACGGGTAACCACAACCGGGAGCCGGAATAATTATTAAACATGGTGGCACATTTCCATCACGCAGTTCAGTGGCTTATCCCCGGGCAGAAAAACGATAACCGGCTCCGCGCACCGTCTGGATCAGGCGATCATGGGCGGTCGCCGCCATGGCCTTGCGCAGGCGGCGGATATGCACATCCACGGTGCGATCTTCCACATAGACATTGGTGCCCCAGACATTATCCAGCAGTTGCTCACGGCTGTAGACCCGTTCCGGGTGGGTCATAAAAAAATGCAGTAACCGAAACTCCGTCGGCCCCATCTCCAGGGCGGTGTCATTCACACTGACTCGATGACTGGTGGGGTCCAACACCAACCCCTGCACATCGATACGATCTTGGGATGACGTGGGGGCGCTGCGCCGCAATACCGCTTTAATCCGGGCGATCAACTCTTTATTAGAAAAAGGCTTAGTGATGTAATCATCAGCCCCCACATCTAGGGCTCGCACCTTATCTTCCTCTTCGCCCCGGGCGGTGAGCATAATCAAAGGAATATGCCGGGTCAGCTCATGTTGACGAAAATGTTTTGCCAAGCCGATGCCACTGCCGCCGGGCAACATCCAATCAAGCAAGATTAAATCCGGGTAAGGCTCACTAACAACCACTTTAGCCTCGGCAACATCTCCGGCCTCGCTGACATTAAATCCCTGCTGCGCCAACATCAGGCTCAACATTTCCCGAATGGCGGACTCATCTTCAACTATCAGTATCCTTGGGCTCATAGTGCTTCTGTTTCTGTCAATGAAGGGGCACGTCGGCCATTATTCAGCCGAATTATTACAGAATTATGATCATGTTCTGATACCACAACCGCCTCTTAATGTATCTGCCCTTGGTAACGGCTTCAAGCGGATAACTGGCAATGTTTGAGCGCCTCGTTTTACCGCTGTGAGACAGCTCAAACCATAAATACAACAACGCCCGCAGGCATATTGCTCTGCGGGCGTGAGTAAAGCATACAAAATGGGAAGCAATTAAAAACGCTGAGATAGGCCAATCCCCAAAAAGCGGTCTGGCTTGCTGAGGCCATCGGGATCCCGCTGGGTATAAAAGGTATATACCTTGGTTGCCTTAGCAGCTTGGTAATCAGCACCGACAGACCAAGATGAGCCCTTATCATCCATATGCTGATACTGGGTTTTTAATTTTACGGCAAAGAGCGGGTATGCTGCACTCAGCAAGTAACCACGGCGCTGCAAGCCTGAATCAATTTTCTCCTGCTGCTGAAACATACCGCCAAGGGTGATATCGGCAATGCGCCCCTGCAAAGAAGCGCGCAAAATATCATACCCCTTAACCTTGGCGTCATAGGCTAATGCGGCATATAGAGAAGAGGATTTCAATTTTGTATCACCATAACGGGCACCGATGCTAACCCCATCAGTGCTTTTCTCTATTAATGTTTCCCCGACTTGGGTTTCATAGGACTGGCCGCTGTCCCCCTTAGCAATATAAGTGAGCCCCAGAGATAGGCCGCCCAGTTTCGGCGTCTGATAGCTGACGGTCTGTGCCATACGGTTATCGCCTTTAAACAGCTGCTTCAGATCGCCGTCCAGATCGCTGAAGAGATCCACCTTACCCTGGGACTTTTTTAACATGGTGTCGTTGCGCCCCAGCGTCAATGCACCGAAATCCCCTTTCAAACCGACAAACTGATTACGCGCCTTAAAATTCTCTTTCACGGCACTGTCGGTATCCACTTCATATTCCACGGTATAAAAGGCCGTCAGTTGATCATTCACCGCCATCTGTCCTTTTACCCCTAAGCGTGAAGAGTTACTTTTGACCAGCGTCTCTGATTCACCTTGCATCTTATTGACCTGCAAGGACAAATTCAGTTTGCCATAGACAGTCAGCGCATCATTGGCACTGGCCGATAAGGGTGCCAGACAACAGAGGGAGAGCAGCAGAGCATTGTTATACAGAGCCATCATTTCATCCTTTCGACATTATCCATTCGGACTTGATTACTAAGCACAATCAAGTCTGCTGCATAATTGTTGCAGTTTTATTGCAAAACAGCTAATTAAGCGCTTCATGAAATAACGTCTTACTCAATGCCCGCCATACTTTGAAGCTGATTTGCTCATCCAGTATCGATATTCCCCATGCCACAACCATTACGGCCACTCATCAGCCAAGCAGCTAAGTTGATGGCTTTACCCTGTATCTCTGATGACTTACACTGCCTCCCTTTCATTTCTGTGTGAGCAAGTAGCATGTGGTTTAAAAATCTGACACTTTACCGTTTCAACAAACCCTTTTCCGTGGATGCGGACACCCTAGAAAAAGCCATGGCAGACTTCTGTTTCAGCCCTTGCTCCAGTCAGGACATCAGCAAATTCGGATTTACCAATGCCTTGGGTAAACATGGTCAGACACTGGTTCACAGTGCCGGTAACCGTCATCTGATCAGCGCTACCAAAGAAGAGAAAATCCTGCCATCCCAGGTGATCAAAGAAGCGCTGGAAGAAAAAGTGGCTCAGCTGGAAACAGAAGAAAACCGCAAGCTGACTAAAAAAGAAAAAGATGCGTTAAAAGATGAAATTACCACCACCTTGCTGCCACGAGCCTTCTCTCGCCGCAGTCAAATTCAGGCGTTACTCTTGCCAGAGCAACAGCTGATTTTGGTGGACAGCTCCAGTGCCAGCAAAGCAGAAGAGCTGCTGGCCCTACTGCGCAAAGCCTTGGGCAGTCTGCCGGTGATCCCGGTATCTTTTGCTACACCTCTGGAAGTACAAATGACCGAGTGGCTGAAAAATGGCAGCGCACCAGCGCCCTTTACCATTCAGGACGAAGCCGAGCTAAAAGCCATTGCCGATGAGGGCGGTATTGTGCGCTTTAAACAGCAGGATTTAAGTGAAGAAGAGGTGCTGGCGCATATTGAAACCGGCAAGCAGGTGCACAAACTAGCATTACATTTTGAACAGTCAGTGGCCTTCTTATTGTGTAGCGACGCCAGCCTGAAGCGACTGAAGTTTTCAGAAGAATTTCGCGCCGGTAATGATGAAGTGGGCAATGATGATCCCCTCGCCCGGCTGGATGCAGACTTTGCCCTGATGAGCGGTGAGCTGGTTGCCTTGTTAACCTCACTGGTACACGCCCTAGGCGGCTTAGAAAGCAACGACTAAATCCATTAAGTTCGCTATACAATCCCGGCTCCTGCCGGGATTTTTTTATCCTGCTGCCGATATCGCGCAGCCAAATGCATGAAATAACAGCAACACAATCTCTACCAGCCAAGCACAAGTTGATCACCAAGGAAAGACCTTAAACCTCAGGTTATGACCAATGTCACAACATACCACCGTTTATGACACTACTATTAGCGCCTTCTTTCACCCTCTAACTTGCATCAGGCTATAAACGTGCCACACAGAGCTCATCTATTTTCACTAAAAATCGGCCATGCCCTATCCCAGGCCTGTATTTCTGAGAAATACACTGGCAAACGGTTCGGTAAAGATATTTTGGCCGGTATTACCGTCGGGATTATCGCCATTCCACTGGCAATGGCATTGGCCATCGCCAGTGGTGTGCCCCCACAATACGGTCTTTATACCTCGGTTATCGGCGGCTTTATTATCGCGCTGACCGGCGGCTCCCGTTACAGTATCTCAGGACCGACCGCGGCCTTTGTGGTACTGCTTTACCCCATTGCAGAAAAATTTGGCCTCGCCGGTCTGCTATTAGCAACCGTGATGTCCGGTATTATTCTGGTGGCCATGGCGCTGCTGCGACTAGGGCGGTTGATCCAATATATTCCTGAGTCCATTACCTTAGGCTTTACCGCCGGGATTGGGGTGGTCATTGCCACTTTGCAGCTGAAAGACTTTTTCGGATTGCAGATCCACGATATGCCGGAACATTACTGGGATAAAGTTGCCACCTTGGTGCAAGCCTCTCCCAGTGCCCATTGGCCAAGTATCGTTATTGCAGCAGTCACCTTAGGTACTATGCTGTTGTGGCCGCGCTTAAAATTGCCGGTGCCCGCACACTTGCCAGCCGTCATTATCGGCAGTCTTATCGGCCTGTTTCTGACTCATCAAGGTTATGATATCGCCACTATTGGTAGCCGTTTCCACTATGTGTTACCTAACGGTCTGTCTGGCTCAGGTATTCCGCCAGTGATGCCAGAATTTGAATGGCCTTGGCTGCAAAGCGGCCCGGGTGGCCATGCTCTGGGGCTGAGTTGGGCCACAGTGCAAGCGTTATTGCCATCGGCATTTGCTATTGCCATGTTGGGCGCAGTGGAATCCCTGCTGTGTGCTGTCGTACTGGATGGGATGACTAATACCCGTCACAGTGCTAACAGTGAACTGTTAGGCCAAGGCTTTGGTAATATTATTGCGCCTTTCTTCGGTGGTATTCCGGCCACAGCCGCCATTGCCCGTTCGGCGGCTAACGTTAAATCCGGTGGCCAAAGCCCAGTATCCGCCATGATCCACTCACTGGTCGTACTGCTGGCTCTGGTCGCGCTGACCGGGGTATTGGCTTATATCCCTATGGCAGCTATGGCTGCACTGCTATTGGTGGTTGCCTGGAATATGAGTGAAGCGCCAAAAGCGGTGCACCTGCTCAAGACCGCCCCCCGCAGCGATATTTTAGTGTTCACCGCCTGTTTCTTGCTGACCGTTATCTTCGATATGGTCATCGCCATCAGTGTCGGCATTATGTTGGCTGCGCTGCTGTTTATGAAAGAAGTGGCGGAAATGACCCGGGTGAAAGACATCACAGATGACCGCCGCGTTATTCCAGAACCACTGCATGAAGATGTGGCGGTAATGAAAATTGAGGGGCCGCTGTTCTTTGCTGCTGCCGACAATGTCTTTGGTGAAATCAGCAGTCTGACAGGTGATCGTCATACTATTATTCTGCGCATGGACAGTGTTTATTTGTTGGATGCTGGCGGGTTATCCGCGCTGGCAAAACTGATCAGTAAATGTCAGGCCAATCGCACCCGATTACTCATTTGCGAGCTTCAGTTCCAACCACTGAAAACCCTGGCCAAGGCCAAAGTCACCCCGATTGACGGCGTACTGAAATTCTATCCCACCTTAAATGATGCGTTAGCTGATATCTGATCCAATATCACAGTCAATTAGGTAATTAATTTGAAGCCGGTAACAATTTACCGGCTTTTTGTTAGTGATAATTAATAACATTATTTAATATCCCAGCCACTGACAAAATGTCCCACCACCGGGTTTATCGATATTTCTTAAGCGGCAATAAATTAATATTC
This region of Shewanella sp. NFH-SH190041 genomic DNA includes:
- the phoR gene encoding phosphate regulon sensor histidine kinase PhoR, translated to MFNNYSGSRLWLPVAVYALAVLVLGWLLDQLLPCLLAGTLFLLGWHYRQLQRLLHWLWHDRRLTPPQSRGSWEGVFNGVYRLQQKKRRKVNQLRELISRFRQGAEALPDAAVVLDEHYAIFWCNSLAQRLLGLSWPKDKGQRLDNLIRHPDFARYLHRASFTEPLELASPISPTQRLELRLMPYGERQLLLIARDISRLRQLEQTRKHFVANVSHELKTPLTVLQGYLEMLQDSDALAVDVGPEVVARQRALQLMQQQTDRMQAMVEQLLILSRIEDAPEGSWQEVVDMDDMLTVLAQDAKLLADGHQLTFDVAAGVALYGNSAQLRSACMNLIANALRYTPAGGQVHITWQRENGGARFSVRDSGIGIAPQHIPHLTERFYRVDSARSRQTGGSGLGLAIVKHALQHHHCQLEISSRLDHGSCFSFVIPPHLLVTPAHH
- a CDS encoding porin, with product MMALYNNALLLSLCCLAPLSASANDALTVYGKLNLSLQVNKMQGESETLVKSNSSRLGVKGQMAVNDQLTAFYTVEYEVDTDSAVKENFKARNQFVGLKGDFGALTLGRNDTMLKKSQGKVDLFSDLDGDLKQLFKGDNRMAQTVSYQTPKLGGLSLGLTYIAKGDSGQSYETQVGETLIEKSTDGVSIGARYGDTKLKSSSLYAALAYDAKVKGYDILRASLQGRIADITLGGMFQQQEKIDSGLQRRGYLLSAAYPLFAVKLKTQYQHMDDKGSSWSVGADYQAAKATKVYTFYTQRDPDGLSKPDRFLGIGLSQRF
- the phoB gene encoding phosphate regulon transcriptional regulator PhoB, encoding MSPRILIVEDESAIREMLSLMLAQQGFNVSEAGDVAEAKVVVSEPYPDLILLDWMLPGGSGIGLAKHFRQHELTRHIPLIMLTARGEEEDKVRALDVGADDYITKPFSNKELIARIKAVLRRSAPTSSQDRIDVQGLVLDPTSHRVSVNDTALEMGPTEFRLLHFFMTHPERVYSREQLLDNVWGTNVYVEDRTVDVHIRRLRKAMAATAHDRLIQTVRGAGYRFSARG
- the dauA gene encoding C4-dicarboxylic acid transporter DauA, translated to MPHRAHLFSLKIGHALSQACISEKYTGKRFGKDILAGITVGIIAIPLAMALAIASGVPPQYGLYTSVIGGFIIALTGGSRYSISGPTAAFVVLLYPIAEKFGLAGLLLATVMSGIILVAMALLRLGRLIQYIPESITLGFTAGIGVVIATLQLKDFFGLQIHDMPEHYWDKVATLVQASPSAHWPSIVIAAVTLGTMLLWPRLKLPVPAHLPAVIIGSLIGLFLTHQGYDIATIGSRFHYVLPNGLSGSGIPPVMPEFEWPWLQSGPGGHALGLSWATVQALLPSAFAIAMLGAVESLLCAVVLDGMTNTRHSANSELLGQGFGNIIAPFFGGIPATAAIARSAANVKSGGQSPVSAMIHSLVVLLALVALTGVLAYIPMAAMAALLLVVAWNMSEAPKAVHLLKTAPRSDILVFTACFLLTVIFDMVIAISVGIMLAALLFMKEVAEMTRVKDITDDRRVIPEPLHEDVAVMKIEGPLFFAAADNVFGEISSLTGDRHTIILRMDSVYLLDAGGLSALAKLISKCQANRTRLLICELQFQPLKTLAKAKVTPIDGVLKFYPTLNDALADI
- the rdgC gene encoding recombination-associated protein RdgC; this translates as MWFKNLTLYRFNKPFSVDADTLEKAMADFCFSPCSSQDISKFGFTNALGKHGQTLVHSAGNRHLISATKEEKILPSQVIKEALEEKVAQLETEENRKLTKKEKDALKDEITTTLLPRAFSRRSQIQALLLPEQQLILVDSSSASKAEELLALLRKALGSLPVIPVSFATPLEVQMTEWLKNGSAPAPFTIQDEAELKAIADEGGIVRFKQQDLSEEEVLAHIETGKQVHKLALHFEQSVAFLLCSDASLKRLKFSEEFRAGNDEVGNDDPLARLDADFALMSGELVALLTSLVHALGGLESND